The sequence TGTCCCCTACCAAGTTTCTTGCAAAGGATTCCAAGCGTTTCCCGCTCGCCTAAGGTGAGCACTGCGAGAGCATGGGTCAGCGCCTCTACATGGATGGGCAGCAGCTGCTCAGTGACGGCCTTTCCGGCAGTGGTAAGGTGGACCTTAATAACGCGACGGTCCTTGCGGCTGCGTCGCCGCTCAACCCAGCTATGCTTCTCCAGATTATCGACCAGCAGGGTCACATTACCCCCGCTTACAAGCAACTTCTGGCCAATGACGGTCTGATTGAGGGTCCCAAGATGGTAAAGCATCTCCAGAACGCCAAACTGGGCGCTGGTGACCCCGTGCTGACCCAGACAAGGCTTGAGCATACGGCCAACTGATTCCTTAGCCCGGGACATCTTGACCCAAGTATCGAGGGCCAGGGTCTGTTCCAAGGTGCCCTTGAAGTGGGTTCCCATGATATTTAATTTAAGATTAAATTGTTTAAGCCTACAAGTTTTAAGTTTAAATTACCACCGCGAGTCCACGTTCGTCCGAAGAGCAGGCCTCATTCCGTTTATCTGTGGTAACCGCAGACTGGAACTATTAACTGTTTGGGAACAACTCAAGAGGGACTCACCCCAGGAACATTTGTTGGGAATGTGCCTGGCAGCCACCGGTGGGCAGAAGTGGCCACCCTTTAAGAACGTACTTCATGGCGCGGCGGCCTGTAGCCGTGAAAGATGAACTATTCATGAGCCTCAAGGCTTGCTAATACGATAACGGATGACGATGCCACAATGACCAAAATAAGACCTCAAGGAGAACAATGATGACAACCACAACGAATACAGCCAGCAGTTCTACCCAAGGTGAACAGATCATCCCGATGGGTAAACTGTGGCGGGTCGGGCTGATTGCGGCGGCCGGTGCATCCTTTGCCAATCTTGTTTTATTCTGGATTACCAAGGGACTGTTTGGGATTCCATACATTATCCCCATGGGAGGTCCCAGCGGCCCATTGGAGCCTATGCCGGCGGGGGTAATTATCTTTTTGAGTGTTGTTTCTGCTGTTGGAGCGACGATACTCCTGGCGCTGCTGGGTAAATTTCGAGCCCGTCCCATTCGGCTGTTTTGGATTATTTCGGGTGTCCTCTTCGTATTATCGTTCCTATTCCCCCTGACCCTACCAGCCGGTGTTGCCACCTCAACTAAAATTGGCCTTGGCCTGATGCACCCGATCGCATGGGGGGTGATTGCCGGGGTACTGACCACGCTGGGCCGTGAGAAGTAAAACGATGCCTTGGACAGTTCCGGTCAAGGAGCTCAGACCGGTGCCTGCCTGACTTGTCAAGGCCCCTCATCGGATCGGTTTCTGATGAATTTCGAAATTGGAAACGCACCTTTCACGTTGCCAATGAGTAGCTGACGCCTCAACTGAAGCACCCTGAGACCGGCAGCCTAGAGCCCCATACGAGCGGTCTAGATGAGGGGCTGGTAGTGCACCGTCCGAGATCGGCTCATTATCACCGCTGGCCGGCGGGACGATCCCGGCCGGCTCGACGCCGCCGATGCAGATGAAGTATTTGGTACCCCGGCAAGGCAATTTACGCGAAATTCAGCCGTCCAACGGGGGGGTAAACGGTTTGAATATTCTCGTCTCAGGTGCCAGCGGATTTATCGGTTCGGCACTCGTCGCTCATCTGGAAGGCCAGGGGCATCGCGTGACCCGTCTGGTCAGGCGCGACACTGACGCCGGTCCGGGCACCGTATTTTGGAATCCCGCCGAGGGGAGCCTCGATCCTGCCGGCCTTGAAGGGCTTAACGCGGTGGTACACCTGGCGGGCGAATCCCTGTCCAGCGGACGGTGGACCAGGCTCAAAAAAGAGCGCATTCTCACGAGCCGCGTGGCCGGCACCGCGCTGCTGGCCCAAACCCTGGCCGGGCTGGAACAGCCACCCAAGGTGCTGGTGTCGGCCTCGGCCATCGGTTACTACGGTGACCGGGGCGACGCTGAGCTGGGTGAGGACGCGGCGTCGGGGCGGGGTTTTCTGGCTGAGGCCTGCCGAGCCTGGGAGCAGGCGGCGGCCCCCGCCCGGGCGGCCGGCATGCGGGTCGTGCACCCCCGCTTTGGCCTGGTGCTGGGCCGGGGCGGCGGCGCAGTGGGCAAGATGCTGCTGCCGTTCAAACT comes from Candidatus Neomarinimicrobiota bacterium and encodes:
- a CDS encoding MarR family transcriptional regulator; translation: MGTHFKGTLEQTLALDTWVKMSRAKESVGRMLKPCLGQHGVTSAQFGVLEMLYHLGTLNQTVIGQKLLVSGGNVTLLVDNLEKHSWVERRRSRKDRRVIKVHLTTAGKAVTEQLLPIHVEALTHALAVLTLGERETLGILCKKLGRGQPTDPVRTG
- a CDS encoding TIGR01777 family protein, which codes for MNILVSGASGFIGSALVAHLEGQGHRVTRLVRRDTDAGPGTVFWNPAEGSLDPAGLEGLNAVVHLAGESLSSGRWTRLKKERILTSRVAGTALLAQTLAGLEQPPKVLVSASAIGYYGDRGDAELGEDAASGRGFLAEACRAWEQAAAPARAAGMRVVHPRFGLVLGRGGGAVGKMLLPFKLGLGGRLGSGQQVWSWISLHDLVRALEHILTQEALEGPVNLVAPNPVSNRQFTKVLGQVLHRPAVLPLPTALLRLMFGEMADEMLLASTHVVPTKLLASGFEYAHPDLAEALRQALGSS